Proteins from a genomic interval of Zingiber officinale cultivar Zhangliang chromosome 2A, Zo_v1.1, whole genome shotgun sequence:
- the LOC122040458 gene encoding chaperone protein dnaJ C76, chloroplastic-like, with product MASLLAPVRTELLLEFPKLAPCYGNRWRSRAAAGYLRPGRHRRDCRKWKRDVKIAAAKVEGFSSQDGVAEDYYAVLGLVSDATPRQIKEAYYTCMKSCHPDLSGNDPDINSFCMFINEVYGVLSDPVQRMVYDEIHGYAATAMNPFLDDSAPKDHTFVDEFCCIGCKNCANVAPDVFKIEEDFGRARVCSQSGNLNLVQEAIDTCPVDCIHWTSAAQLSLLEDEMRRVERVNVGLMLAGMGRSSMDVFRMASSRWEKRQAKVLEKAKMQMMKSKDSDKSGFTSAFWNNIWGSPKNTEEEVKARAKSAAAAARRWREYSRKGADRRPTFKLPEAISNKE from the exons ATGGCTTCATTGCTCGCGCCGGTGCGCACCGAATTGCTTCTCGAATTCCCCAAGTTAGCGCCGTGTTATGGAAACCGGTGGCGGAGCAGAGCGGCCGCGGGGTATTTGAGGCCTGGCCGCCATCGCCGGGATTGCCGGAAGTGGAAGAGGGACGTTAAGATCGCTGCGGCGAAGGTTGAGGGTTTCTCGTCACAAGATGGCGTTGCCGAAGATTACTACGCTGTTCTCGGGCTG GTGTCAGATGCCACTCCTCGGCAGATAAAGGAAGCTTATTATACTTGTATGAAATCATGCCATCCTGACTTGAGTGGGAATGATCCAGATATCAATAGCTTCTGCATGTTTATCAATGAGGTCTATGGG GTGCTCAGTGATCCTGTGCAGCGTATGGTATATGATGAAATTCATGGATATGCGGCAACGGCTATGAATCCTTTCTTGGATGATAGTGCTCCAAAAGATCATACATTCGTTGATGAGTTTTGTTGCATAG GGTGCAAAAATTGTGCTAATGTGGCTCCGGATGTGTTCAAAATAGAGGAAGACTTTGGCCGTGCAAGAGTTTGCAgccaatcagggaatcttaactTGGTTCAAGAAGCAATTGATACCTG ccCGGTTGATTGCATTCACTGGACATCCGCTGCCCAACTTTCTCTCCTTGAAGATGAAATGCGTAGAGTTGAGAGAGTAAAT GTTGGGCTAATGCTCGCCGGAATGGGAAGATCATCCATGGATGTTTTCAGAATG GCAAGTTCGAGATGGGAAAAGCGCCAAgcaaaagtcttg GAAAAGGCTAAGATGCAGATGATGAAATCGAAAGATTCCGATAAGAGCGGATTTACGAGTGCATTTTGGAACAATATTTGGGGTTCACCAAAGAACACAG AGGAAGAAGTGAAGGCCAGGGCTAAGAGTGCTGCTGCGGCGGCGAGAAGGTGGCGAGAGTACTCGAGAAAGGGAGCCGATAGACGTCCCACATTCAAGCTTCCTGAGGCGATATCGAACAAGGAATAG
- the LOC122040456 gene encoding MACPF domain-containing protein CAD1-like, which translates to MDRARGASAAAGGSEALVATLTNAVQALGRGFDVTLDARLLYCKGAPGSRLVVLDDASSRSLVIADGDCAGGEIVLPDVPLDITITMESDRREPSGVCTFQQMAEYFNRKSDLPGTIPLGSFNSMFNFTGSWKVDAATTKALAMDGFYIPLYKAKLISDELVLRDDIKCAIPRNWDPSMLASFIENFGTHIITSVTIGGKDEVYIKQHHSSQLSESEIKNYVKEIGDQRFLNSQNQSFNAPLTYKDKDITVIFRRRGGDDLVQNHAEWLSTISAAPDVINMTFLPIVSLLTGLPGAQNLVRAVDLYLEYKPPIEELTYFLEFQVQRIWAPARVNAPGHHRKEPMCPSLQFSLMGPKLYISTEQVSVGRKPVTGLRLSLEGSKQNRLAIHLQHFATLPKILLPHWDSHVAIGPPKWQGPEEQDSRWFEPIKWKNFAHVSTTPIESSERSIVDLSGVYIVTGAQLGVWDFGAKSVLHLKLLFSRVPGCTIRRSVWDHSPSTSQVRKVEDTSSSTSVDNSKLAKIVDMTEMLKGPQDTPGHWLVTGAKLGVEKGKIVARVKYSLLNY; encoded by the exons ATGGATAGGGCGAGGGGGGCGTCGGCCGCAGCGGGAGGCTCGGAAGCTCTGGTCGCGACGCTGACGAACGCGGTGCAGGCGCTCGGGCGGGGGTTCGACGTCACCTTAGATGCGCGGCTCCTCTACTGCAAGGGTGCCCCTGGGTCCCGCCTCGTCGTGCTCGACGACGCCAGCAGTAGGAGCTTGGTCATCGCCGACGGAGACTGTGCCGGGGGCGAGATCGTGCTCCCTGATGTGCCCTTGGACATTACGATCACGATGGAGAGCGACCGGCGAGAGCCCTCCGGCGTCTGTACTTTTCAACAG ATGGCTGAGTATTTCAACAGGAAGTCGGATTTGCCTGGAACAATTCCTCTTGGCAGCTTTAACTCTATGTTCAATTTCACTGGATCTTGGAAAGTTGATGCTGCAACAACCAAAGCTCTTGCAATGGATGGTTTTTACATCCCTTTATACAAAGCTAAACTTATAAGTGATGAATTGGTTCTCCGAGATGATATCAAGTGTGCTATTCCTCGCAATTGGGACCCATCGATGTTGGCTAG CTTTATTGAGAACTTTGGCACCCATATAATCACATCGGTTACAATTGGTGGAAAAGATGAAGTGTATATTAAGCAGCACCATTCATCTCAGTTATCAGAGTCagaaattaaaaactatgttaaaGAAATTGGGGACCAAAGGTTCTTGAATTCACAGAATCAATCATTTAATGCTCCTTTGACCTACAAAGACAAG GATATTACTGTTATCTTTCGGAGGAGAGGCGGTGATGATCTTGTTCAAAATCATGCAGAGTGGTTGAGCACCATTTCTGCAGCACCAGATGTTATCAATATGACCTTTCTCCCCATTGTTTCTCTTCTGACTGGATTACCTGGAGCTCAGAATCTAGTTCGTGCTGTTGACCTATATTTAGAGT ATAAGCCTCCTATAGAAGAACTAACATATTTCTTGGAGTTCCAAGTACAAAGAATTTGGGCTCCTGCACGAGTTAATGCTCCTGGACACCATAGAAAGGAGCCCATGTGTCCTTCTCTTCAGTTTAGTTTAATGGGCCCTAAGCTTTATATTAGCACAGAACAG GTATCTGTTGGTCGCAAACCTGTCACTGGCCTTAGGCTAAGTCTTGAAGGGAGCAAACAAAACCGGTTAGCCATCCATTTGCAGCATTTTGCAACCCTACCAAAGATCCTCCTACCACATTGGGACTCGCATGTTGCCATTGGCCCACCGAAATGGCAAGGCCCTGAGGAGCAGGACAGTCGCTGGTTTGAACCCATCAAGTGGAAAAATTTTGCCCACGTCAGCACCACACCCATTGAGAGTTCTGAAAGAAGCATTGTTGACCTCTCCGGGGTGTACATAGTAACCGGAGCTCAACTTGGGGTGTGGGATTTTGGTGCCAAGAGTGTCCTACACCTCAAACTGTTGTTCTCTAGGGTGCCTGGGTGTACCATAAGGAGATCTGTATGGGATCACAGTCCATCTACTAGCCAGGTACGGAAGGTAGAGGATACATCTTCTTCCACTTCAGTAGATAACTCCAAGCTCGCAAAGATTGTTGACATGACAGAGATGTTGAAGGGACCACAAGATACTCCAGGCCACTGGTTGGTAACTGGAGCCAAGTTAGGGGTCGAGAAAGGGAAGATTGTTGCGCGTGTTAAGTATTCCTTGTTGAACTATTGA
- the LOC122040457 gene encoding probable WRKY transcription factor 65 isoform X2 has protein sequence MTEEMSLESWEVSEDGVAVVTEEEDVAGKAGDFRAAQPPGKRRRAVQKRVVSVPLGDSTEGLRPKNGGGGEVFPPTDSWAWRKYGQKPIKGSSYPRGYYRCSSCKGCPARKQVERSRHDPTTLVVTYSFEHNHPWPLPKSARHTHATPQPPPPPPAAAAETAAVKEEEEEEEKCLPAVGEEDPLWSMMTAFEDGTEFRWFPDVTSTSPASAGSDELLYGSVLFGGGEAELVPEERETAAGAGDDDALFAGLGELPEYSVVLRRGTAAASWIGTTSGWIGDR, from the exons ATGACGGAGGAGATGTCGTTGGAATCTTGGGAGGTCAGTGAGGACGGCGTCGCCGTTGTGACGGAGGAGGAGGATGTCGCCGGAAAAGCTGGAGACTTTAGGGCGGCTCAGCCTCCGGGAAAGAGAAG GCGGGCGGTCCAGAAGCGGGTGGTGTCGGTGCCGTTGGGCGACAGTACGGAGGGGCTCCGGCCGAAGAATGGGGGCGGCGGGGAGGTGTTCCCGCCGACGGATTCGTGGGCGTGGAGAAAGTACGGCCAGAAGCCCATCAAGGGATCTTCGTATCCaag AGGTTATTACCGATGCAGCAGCTGTAAGGGTTGCCCGGCGAGGAAGCAGGTGGAGCGGAGCCGGCACGATCCCACCACGCTCGTCGTCACCTACTCCTTCGAGCATAACCACCCTTGGCCGCTACCCAAAAGCGCTCGCCACACCCACGCTACGCCGcagcctccgccgccgccgccagccGCGGCGGCGGAAACGGCTGCGgtaaaggaggaggaggaggaggaggagaaatgCCTGCCGGCGGTGGGGGAGGAAGATCCGCTGTGGTCCATGATGACGGCGTTCGAGGACGGCACGGAGTTCCGGTGGTTCCCCGACGTGACTTCCACTTCCCCCGCCTCGGCCGGATCCGACGAGTTGCTGTACGGATCCGTCCTCTTCGGCGGAGGGGAGGCGGAGCTGGTGCCGGAGGAGAGGGAGACGGCGGCGGGGGCGGGAGATGACGACGCGCTGTTCGCGGGGCTGGGCGAGCTGCCGGAGTACTCGGTGGTGCTCCGCCGAGGGACGGCGGCGGCTTCCTGGATTGGGACAACCAGCGGATGGATTGGTGACCGTTGA
- the LOC122040457 gene encoding probable WRKY transcription factor 65 isoform X1: MTEEMSLESWEVSEDGVAVVTEEEDVAGKAGDFRAAQPPGKRSRRAVQKRVVSVPLGDSTEGLRPKNGGGGEVFPPTDSWAWRKYGQKPIKGSSYPRGYYRCSSCKGCPARKQVERSRHDPTTLVVTYSFEHNHPWPLPKSARHTHATPQPPPPPPAAAAETAAVKEEEEEEEKCLPAVGEEDPLWSMMTAFEDGTEFRWFPDVTSTSPASAGSDELLYGSVLFGGGEAELVPEERETAAGAGDDDALFAGLGELPEYSVVLRRGTAAASWIGTTSGWIGDR, translated from the exons ATGACGGAGGAGATGTCGTTGGAATCTTGGGAGGTCAGTGAGGACGGCGTCGCCGTTGTGACGGAGGAGGAGGATGTCGCCGGAAAAGCTGGAGACTTTAGGGCGGCTCAGCCTCCGGGAAAGAGAAG CAGGCGGGCGGTCCAGAAGCGGGTGGTGTCGGTGCCGTTGGGCGACAGTACGGAGGGGCTCCGGCCGAAGAATGGGGGCGGCGGGGAGGTGTTCCCGCCGACGGATTCGTGGGCGTGGAGAAAGTACGGCCAGAAGCCCATCAAGGGATCTTCGTATCCaag AGGTTATTACCGATGCAGCAGCTGTAAGGGTTGCCCGGCGAGGAAGCAGGTGGAGCGGAGCCGGCACGATCCCACCACGCTCGTCGTCACCTACTCCTTCGAGCATAACCACCCTTGGCCGCTACCCAAAAGCGCTCGCCACACCCACGCTACGCCGcagcctccgccgccgccgccagccGCGGCGGCGGAAACGGCTGCGgtaaaggaggaggaggaggaggaggagaaatgCCTGCCGGCGGTGGGGGAGGAAGATCCGCTGTGGTCCATGATGACGGCGTTCGAGGACGGCACGGAGTTCCGGTGGTTCCCCGACGTGACTTCCACTTCCCCCGCCTCGGCCGGATCCGACGAGTTGCTGTACGGATCCGTCCTCTTCGGCGGAGGGGAGGCGGAGCTGGTGCCGGAGGAGAGGGAGACGGCGGCGGGGGCGGGAGATGACGACGCGCTGTTCGCGGGGCTGGGCGAGCTGCCGGAGTACTCGGTGGTGCTCCGCCGAGGGACGGCGGCGGCTTCCTGGATTGGGACAACCAGCGGATGGATTGGTGACCGTTGA
- the LOC122040459 gene encoding mitochondrial import receptor subunit TOM7-1-like: MASKVSLKVKGKAKAGKGPKSKEQSTCELVKEWTTWAMKKTKVITHYGFIPLVILIGMNSEPKPHLYQLLSPV; the protein is encoded by the coding sequence ATGGCATCTAAGGTTTCTCTCAAGGTGAAAGGAAAGGCGAAGGCCGGGAAAGGACCCAAGTCCAAGGAGCAATCGACCTGCGAGCTCGTCAAGGAGTGGACGACCTGGGCGATGAAGAAAACCAAGGTGATTACCCACTACGGCTTCATCCCCCTCGTCATCCTCATCGGCATGAACTCCGAGCCCAAGCCCCATCTCTACCAGCTGCTCAGCCCCGTCTGA
- the LOC122040454 gene encoding gamma-glutamyl hydrolase 2-like, which translates to MASRRRGVVLCISLLLLVGASSVRYEEAMGGSILRSGGWEREDDEPFEYSRDGLSCPSPDPTLYNLPVIGIVSHPGDGASGRLSNASGDSNIPASYVKFVESAGARVIPLIYNEPEETLIEKLNLVNGVLFTGGWAKAGLYYETIKKVFQIALERNDAGEHFPLFAICLGFELLTMIVSKDRDILERFHGENQASSLYFQDYSDVQRSVFERFPNELLRKLSSECLAMQNHKFGISPKKFQGNAALSSFFQILTTSKDEYGKVYVSTVQAYNYPVTGFQWHPEKNAFEWGLSMIPHSEDAVRVTQHVANYFISEARKSSNRPPADKVLDNLIYNYSPTYCGRAGRGYDEVYIFNFPHSSM; encoded by the exons ATGGCTTCGCGGCGGCGAGGAGTAGTCCTGTGCATCTCTCTTCTCCTGCTCGTCGGCGCCTCTTCCGTCCGCTACGAAGAAGCTATGGGTGGCTCGATCCTTCGCTCCGGTGGATGGGAAAGGGAGGATGATGAGCCGTTCGAGTACTCGCGGGACGGGTTGAGCTGCCCCTCCCCGGACCCCACTCTCTACAACTTGCCGGTGATCGGGATCGTCAGCCACCCCGGCGATGGAGCCTCGGGCAGATTGAGTAACGCCTCCGGCGACTCCAACATTCCAGCCTCTTACGTCAAGTTCGTCGAGTCAGCGGGTGCCCGCGTCATCCCTCTCATCTACAACGAGCCCGAGGAGACACTGATTGAG AAGCTGAATTTGGTCAATGGCGTTCTGTTCACCGGAGGATGGGCCAAGGCAGGACTGTACTATGAGACGATTAAAAAGGTTTTCCAG ATAGCTCTGGAAAGAAATGATGCTGGTGAAcattttcccttgtttgccatTTGTTTAGGGTTTGAACTCCTAACCATGATTGTCAGCAAG GACCGTGATATATTAGAGAGGTTTCATGGAGAGAATCAAGCATCTTCTCTTTATTTCCAAGATTATTCAGATGTTCAAAGATCTGTATTTGAGCG ATTCCCTAATGAATTACTGAGGAAATTGAGTTCAGAGTGCCTTGCCATGCAAAATCATAAA TTTGGTATATCGCCTAAAAAATTTCAAGGTAATGCTGCTCTCTCAAGCTTTTTCCAAATTCTGACAACATCAAAGGATGAGTATGGTAAG GTTTATGTTTCAACCGTTCAAGCATATAATTATCCTGTGACCGGCTTTCAGTGGCATCCAGAG AAAAATGCTTTTGAGTGGGGATTGTCAATGATTCCCCATAGCGAGGATGCAGTGCGTGTAACTCAACATGTTGCCAACTATTTTATCAG TGAGGCGAGGAAATCATCAAATAGACCTCCTGCTGATAAAGTCTTGGACAATCTCATATACAATTATAGTCCCACTTATTGCGGGAGAGCAGG GAGAGGATACGATGAAGTCTACATCTTCAACTTTCCTCATTCGAGTATGTAA